Proteins encoded by one window of Danaus plexippus chromosome Z, MEX_DaPlex, whole genome shotgun sequence:
- the LOC116777485 gene encoding CCR4-NOT transcription complex subunit 1 isoform X2 produces the protein MNLDPLTFSLSQINYLVVNLNKKNFKQTSQELSQIVSLYGLEAENQLLRCLLSEAAKTWDERTASSVHASLLAQHLACLLNHPAKSTVICQAVDQPTRSLQKVLKPTNSLLSRLARLLKFTTAQDVAFTLVLRRNSSKPDIVSLAKQHLKKRFLDFVQCYLDAERGHQVERAGLQECSPEVLQTLLTSLAYENFRLAAVTKDLFLKRLRIDFPREVVPIVLAPLLYPDDTQTPLEEMTTSDDMTAAMMDNTLAEIIRDIGYAFTASVEDCKNNMVNFGAREPTAIDVARIISTMIKYHATIQEAPHVQTPGNFWMNHEAKKEAMAHGHVGETWNPEVFVQTLKELASNLNWKEVILQLDHPEFIVPDRQGLSLLFTILRLGLQSAGYPANIFPVEYLCRRWANLEGQMSLLTNILKHPDIFSFADHPFHPVSIDLLKSPPETDNKEVSTWRCLYLVELLLYASERGYYLQVHELFKYPLQHCPDILLLALLQISPPITVFRQELLTTLIPIFLGNHPNSGIVLQHAWHSQNPNIKPIIMHAMADWYIRGECDQSKLSRILDVAQDLKALSLLLNVQSFPFIIDLACLASRREYLKLDKWLTDKIRDHGETFVTAMVKFLQRRCPQIIGKIPEDQLPKAAQLPPETVGTMLACLQLCIPNVQQELQEAIYNLMASCQALILTKARPGIPGIARPHTRILETPFNPAGLGPQLFTPHVDAIANLAPNVANMTLGAPANTAFAMPGTLGPLVAAPGSPSRLLGAGPNSPFAMMPMQQHVANVANMGALARMPPTPMDKPRLPDPIHLPEMIHNVSKEIEDEANGYFQRIYNHPPHPTLSIDEVLEMLKKFQDSPNKRERDVFSCMLRNLFEEYKFFPQYPDKELHITAQLFGGIIEKGLVPSYVSLGLALRFVLDALRKPEGSKMYYFGIAALDRFKSRLKDYHKYCEHVRAIPHFNEFPPHLIEYIEYGLQSQEPPTKPQGAVLPTSLTAILNQTAVITVSAPYRAVICAPSAISVISKVSNCIAGGIGSRPSIANATNIDTLLTATDREEKINAPPEAIQDKTAFIFNNLSQLNLQPKCEELKEIITEEYFPWLSQYLVMKRASIELNFHALYSNFLDVLKIREINRLVTKETYRNIRVLLRSDKGIANFSDRSLLKNLGHWLGMLTLARNQPILYIDLDLKALLLEAYHKGQQELLYVVPFVAKVLESCAKNVVFKPPNPWTMALMNVLAELHQEPDLKLNLKFEIEVLCKNLSLDIADLKPSLYLKDPEKVRTIEFQLSQPKPVKETPNVMPVNQTLVPAPQIQLMPPQPQMIPVEDMSAAAPTPTAGLVANDPNLMGVLGLPEPRFNYLDVNVSSTSAFGQKICFNPHIILFQNYPHLKQFVKPAIERSIQEWIHPVVDRSIKYALTTCEQIIRKDFSFDPDEVRMRTCAHHMMRNLTAGMAMITCREQIISTISTNLKAAFITALIPTTPQQKDIIESAAAVLATENMELACAFIQKTAVEKALPELDKRLMNDYEMRKIARQEGRRYYDPIVLTYQTERIPERVRLRVGGPTDLQISVYEEFACNIPGFMPVRDAGMFIPKPSAQEQVPQMTFNQVMNPQQVYGTDEMGTLISAAELFLSNALSVPSFAVQATNMHTLLECLIIARRNRDIVSGYTLLQRAVEGLLDGHIVQPGTNPEHAEMMTRYRDIHLRVLKLLEDARVYGHAWTTKQITYCVSECRDELRYNLEAIDCLVRNHLINMPQYDLALAHLMDNGNNYVAVAFAMQVVQLYLVDDRNNVYATESDLYHTTDTLVRMMSHSRQPPPEGLATLIETIRINQDPSTYLGERSPLGPTAHIHNGILQVRARDYEDPPGLQEKTENLLREWRNVLLSPLTEIEIGQNFNIYVHRMNMNGILKSDDMITRFFRIATQMCVENVYQLLNEDRMNPPPVPPKRDKYYAMCDSFIKLVSLLIKNTADGGNPTPKLNLLNKILGIIAGCLLQDHEEHGSNFQQLPYHRLLLILFLDMNMAEPVLESMNYQVLTAFCHTLRIIRPSVAPGFCYAWLEIVAHRAFVNRVLAVTPQQKGWGMYSTLLIDLFKFLDPFLRNTELATPVMMLYKGTLKVLLVLLHDFPEFLCDYHYGFCDEIPPNCIQMRNLILSAFPRNMRLPDPFTPNLKVDLLAEITLPPRAVINYANIIPASQFKKDLDAYIKARAPVTFLSELRSNMQVVNEPGRRYNSQLMNAVVLYVGTQAIAYIRAKGQTPNMSTIAHSAHMDIFQNFTVDFDYEGRYLFLNAIANQLRYPNSHTHYFSCCLLYLFAEANTEAVQEQITRMLLERLIVNRPHPWGLLITFIELIKNPIYKFWTHEFVHCAPEIENRLFASVARSCIADKAGGERDMTE, from the exons ATTGTCAGTCTCTATGGCTTGGAAGCAGAGAATCAACTGCTGAGGTGTCTGCTCAGTGAGGCGGCTAAAACGTGGGACGAGCGTACGGCATCCAGCGTGCATGCGTCACTCCTCGCCCAGCACTTGGCCTGTCTACTCAACCACCCCGCAAAGTCTACGGTGATCTGCCAAGCTGTTGATCAACCCACACGCTCACTGCAAAAG GTTTTAAAACCAACGAATTCACTACTTAGTCGACTAGCAAGGTTGCTGAAATTTACGACAGCCCAAGATGTTGCCTTCACATTGGTGCTGAGAAGAAATTCTTCGAAACCTGACATTGTTTCTCTTGCCAAACAGCATTTAAAGAAAAGATTTTTGGACTTTGTCCAGTGTTATCTTGACGCAG AGCGTGGTCATCAAGTTGAGAGAGCGGGACTTCAGGAATGCAGCCCTGAAGTTTTGCAAACTCTTCTAACCAGTCTCGCCTACGAGAACTTCCGGCTTGCAGCCGTCACGAAGGATTTGTTTTTGAAACGTCTGCGTATAGACTTTCCCCGCGAGGTTGTTCCTATTGTACTTGCGCCCCTGCTGTACCCCGACGACACACAAACTCCTTTGGAGGAGATGACAACGTCTGATGATATGACAGCAGCAATGATGGATAATACTTTAGCGGAAATCATTCGAGACATCGGCTATGCCTTCACGGCTTCCGTCGAAgactgtaaaaataatatggtcAATTTTGGTGCCAGGGAGCCCACAGCAATTGACGTTGCCAGAATCATATCTACTATGATCAAGTATCATGCAACTATACAAGAAGCTCCACATGTCCAAACTCCAGGGAATTTCTGGATGAATCATGAGGCTAAAAAGGAGGCCATGGCCCATGGGCACGTCGGAGAAACGTGGAACCCAGAGGTATTTGTCCAGACACTCAAAGAACTtgcttcaaatttaaattggaaAGAAGTCATTCTACAATTAGATCATCCAGAATTCATTGTTCCCGATAGACAGGGTTTGAGCCTACTATTTACTATTTTGCGCCTAGGTCTCCAGAGCGCTGGATATCCTGCAAATATATTCCCCGTTGAATACCTTTGTCGTCGTTGGGCGAATTTGGAAGGTCAAATGAGTTTATTAACGAACATACTCAAACATCCGGATATATTCAGCTTTGCCGATCATCCTTTCCATCCAGTATCGATAGATCTGCTGAAATCGCCACCGGAAACAGATAACAAAGAAGTATCTACTTGGCGATGTCTATATTTGGTAGAGCTATTATTATATGCTTCAGAACGCGGCTATTATCTGCAAGTACACGAGCTATTTAAATATCCACTACAGCACTGTCCTGACATACTATTGTTGGCGTTGTTACAAATTAGTCCACCTATAACGGTGTTTAGACAAGAATTATTAACAACACTCATTCCTATATTTTTGGGCAACCATCCAAACTCGGGCATAGTTTTACAACATGCATGGCATTCACAAAATCCCAATATCAAGCCCATAATCATGCATGCAATGGCAGATTGGTATATACGAGGAGAATGTGATCAGTCGAAGCTATCAAGAATATTGGACGTTGCGCAGGACCTTAAGGCTCTATCCTTATTGTTGAACGTCCAATCTTTTCCATTTATAATCGATCTAGCTTGCCTAGCATCGCGTAGAGAGTACCTCAAACTTGACAAGTGGCTAACAGACAAAATACGTGATCATGGAGAGACATTTGTTACAGCCATGGTTAAATTTCTTCAACGAAGATGTCCCCAAATAATTGGGAAAATACCGGAAGACCAATTGCCCAAAGCGGCACAGTTACCGCCGGAGACTGTGGGCACAATGTTGGCCTGTCTACAGTTGTGTATCCCCAATGTTCAGCAAGAATTACAGGAGGCGATATACAACTTAATGGCTAGCTGTCAAGCCTTAATTCTTACTAAAGCTAGACCGGGTATACCCGGTATTGCAAGACCTCATACACGGATTTTAGAAACTCCATTCAATCCTGCTGGCCTGGGCCCTCAGCTTTTTACTCCCCATGTTGACGCTATTGCAAATTTAGCACCGAATGTCGCCAATATGACATTGGGAGCACCGGCAAATACAGCTTTTGCAATGCCAGGTACTCTCGGACCATTAGTCGCAGCTCCAGGATCACCATCTCGTCTCCTAGGAGCTGGACCTAATAGTCCCTTTGCTATGATGCCCATGCAGCAACATGTTGCCAATGTGGCAAATATGGGAGCATTAGCCCGAATGCCTCCAACACCTATGGACAAGCCACGATTGCCAGATCCTATACATTTACCAGAAATGATTCACAATGTGTCCAAAGAAATAGAAGACGAAGCCAATGGTTATTTTCAAAGGATTTACAATCATCCTCCTCATCCTACATTATCAATAGATGAGGTACTAGAAATGCTTAAGAAATTCCAAGATTCGCCCAACAAAAGGGAACGTGATGTGTTCTCTTGTATGCTCCGGAACCTATTCGAAGAGTATAAATTTTTCCCACAATACCCCGATAAAGAGTTGCATATTACAGCGCAGTTATTCGGTGGTATCATTGAGAAGGGATTAGTTCCTAGTTATGTGTCACTAGGGCTGGCTCTAAGATTCGTCCTAGATGCTTTACGAAAGCCGGAGGGCTCTAAAATGTATTACTTTGGCATAGCGGCTTTAGATAGATTTAAGTCGCGATTAAAAGATTACCATAAATATTGCGAACACGTAAGAGCCATACcgcattttaatgaattcccTCCACACTTAATCGAATACATTGAGTACGGTCTCCAGAGCCAAGAGCCGCCCACTAAACCACAGGGGGCAGTTTTACCTACGAGTCTAACCGCCATCTTGAATCAGACCGCCGTTATAACAGTTTCAGCACCTTACAG gGCAGTAATTTGCGCTCCCAGTGCCATCTCTGTCATCTCGAAAGTGTCAAATTGTATTGCGGGCGGTATAGGAAGTCGGCCGTCAATAGCCAACGCCACCAACATTGATACACTACTGACTGCTACCGACAGGGAAGAGAAGATAAACGCACCACCAGAGGCTATTCAAGATAAAACTGCTTTCATATTCAATAATCTTAGTCAATTGAACTTACAACCCAAATGTGAAgagttaaaagaaattataacagAAGAATATTTCCCATGGCTATCACAGTACCTAGTGATGAAAAGAGCGTCCATAGAACTAAATTTCCACGCTCTGTACTCAAATTTCCTAGACGTCCTAAAAATTCGTGAAATAAACAGGTTAGTTACTAAAGAAACTTATCGGAACATCAGAGTATTGTTGCGATCTGATAAAGGCATAGCTAACTTTTCTGATCGATCGTTACTCAAAAACCTCGGCCATTGGTTAGGCATGCTCACCTTAGCTCGCAATCAACCGATCCTCTACATCGACCTCGACCTCAAAGCACTCTTACTTGAAGCTTATCACAAAGGCCAGCAGGAGCTGTTATATGTCGTGCCGTTTGTTGCGAAGGTCTTGGAATCCTGCGCCAAGAACGTCGTATTTAAACCGCCGAACCCTTGGACAATGGCCCTAATGAACGTATTGGCTGAATTACATCAAGAACcagacttaaaattaaatctgaaGTTTGAAATAGAAGTGCTTTGTAAAAACTTGAGTTTAGACATAGCCGATCTTAAGCCATCTCTGTACCTGAAGGACCCAGAGAAAGTGAGGACGATAGAGTTCCAGCTCTCACAACCGAAACCGGTCAAAGAAACCCCCAACGTGATGCCAGTGAATCAGACATTAGTTCCGGCACCACAAATACAATTGATGCCACCACAGCCTCAGATGATACCCGTCGAAGATATGTCAGCTGCCGCGCCCACGCCCACCGCTGGGCTGGTCGCCAATGATCCAAACCTCATGGGCGTCCTAGGTTTGCCAGAGCCACGGTTCAACTACCTCGACGTCAACGTCTCATCCACCTCGGCCTTCGGAcagaaaatatgtttcaatcCGCATATCATTCTGTTCCAAAACTACCCACACTTGAAACAATTTGTGAAACCTGCTATAGAAAGGTCGATTCAAGAATGGATACATCCAGTCGTCGATAGGTCCATCAAGTACGCTCTGACGACTTGTGAGCAGATAATAAGGAAAGACTTCTCCTTCGACCCCGACGAAGTACGTATGCGCACTTGCGCTCATCACATGATGAGGAATTTAACGGCCGGTATGGCTATGATAACCTGTCGGGAGCAGATCATCAGCACCATTAGCACAAACCTTAAGGCGGCGTTCATCACGGCTTTGATACCGACCACGCCGCAACAG AAGGATATCATAGAGAGTGCCGCAGCGGTGCTTGCTACTGAGAACATGGAACTTGCTTGTGCTTTCATCCAGAAGACAGCCGTTGAGAAGGCGCTCCCGGAACTCGACAAACGACTGATGAACGATTACGAAATGCGTAAAATTGCTCGGCAAGAGGGCAGGAGATACTACGATCCCATTGTCTTGACGTATCAGACAGAGAGGATACCGGAACGAGTCCGCCTACGCGTCGGAGGTCCAACGGACTTGCAGATCTCTGTCTACGAGGAGTTCGCGTGCAACATTCCAGGATTCATGCCTGTGAGAGACGCTGGAATGTTCATACCGAAACCGTCCGCCCAAGAACAAGTACCACAGATGACGTTTAATCAAGTAATGAATCCGCAACAG GTATATGGAACGGATGAGATGGGTACACTGATATCAGCTGCGGAGTTGTTCCTCAGCAACGCCCTGTCTGTTCCCTCGTTCGCGGTGCAAGCGACAAACATGCATACCTTACTCGAATGCCTCATCATCGCCAGACGGAATCGTGATATCGTTTCGGGCTACACTCTCCTACAGCGA GCTGTTGAGGGTCTCCTAGATGGTCACATTGTACAGCCGGGCACGAACCCAGAACACGCTGAAATGATGACCCGTTATCGTGATATCCACCTGCGAGTACTAAAGCTGTTAGAAGACGCGAGGGTGTACGGCCACGCGTGGACAACTAAACAGATCACATACTGCGTATCCGAATGTAGGGATGAACTGAGATACAACCTGGAAGCTATCGACTGTCTCGTAAGGAACCACCTGATCAACATGCCAcag tacGATCTTGCGTTGGCACATTTGATGGACAACGGCAACAACTACGTCGCCGTGGCTTTCGCGATGCAAGTGGTTCAGTTATACCTTGTGGATGACAGGAACAACGTGTACGCAACGGAATCAGACCTCTATCACACTACTGACACCCTCGTTAGGATGATGTCACACTCGCGGCAGCCGCCGCCAGAGGGTCTTGCCACATTGATTGAAACTATCCGCATCAACCAGGACCCGAGCACATATCTTGGTGAACGTTCACCTCTTGGACCCACCGCTCACATTCACAATGGCATTTTGCAAGTGCGG GCCCGCGACTACGAGGATCCACCCGGTCTCCAAGAGAAGACGGAAAATCTGCTCCGCGAATGGAGGAACGTGCTCCTCAGTCCACTCACTGAAATAGAGATCGGACAGAACTTCAATATATACGTGCACAGGATGAACATGAATGGCATACTGAAATCTGATGACATGATCACACGTTTCTTCCGCATAGCCACTCAGATGTGCGTCGAGAATGTATACCAGCTGTTGAACGAGGACAGGATGAATCCTCCCCCCGTGCCGCCGAAGAGGGACAAGTATTACGCTATGTGCGACTCATTCATCAAGCTTGTGTCGCTGCTGATTAAGAATACGGCTGACGGAGGAAATCCAACACCGAAATTGAACTTATTGAACAAG ATCCTGGGTATAATCGCGGGCTGTCTGCTGCAAGACCACGAGGAGCACGGCTCGAATTTCCAGCAGCTGCCGTACCACCGTCTCCTGCTGATACTGTTCCTAGACATGAACATGGCCGAACCCGTCCTTGAATCTATGAACTACCAG GTTCTAACAGCATTCTGCCACACCCTCCGCATCATACGCCCGAGTGTAGCTCCAGGGTTTTGTTACGCGTGGCTTGAAATAGTCGCCCACCGAGCATTCGTGAATCGTGTTCTGGCTGTGACGCCGCAACAGAAG GGTTGGGGGATGTATTCGACGCTGCTTATCGACCTTTTCAAGTTCCTCGATCCGTTCTTACGTAACACGGAGCTGGCGACGCCAGTCATGATGCTGTACAAGGGAACACTTAAAGTGTTGCTAGTATTGCTCCACGACTTTCCCGAGTTTTTGTGTGACTATCACTATGGCTTTTGCGATGAGATCCCACCGAATTGCATACAGATGAGGAATCTCATTCTGTCCGCGTTCCCGAGGAACATGCGTCTGCCGGATCCATTCACACCCAACTTGAAGGTGGATCTGTTGGCCGAGATCACTCTACCACCGCGTGCCGTTATCAACTACGCCAATATAATACCGGCGTCGCAGTTCAAAAAGGATCTGGACGCGTATATCAAGGCCAGGGCTCCGGTTACATTCCTATCGGAACTGCGCAGTAACATGCAG GTGGTGAACGAGCCAGGTCGCAGGTACAACAGCCAGCTGATGAACGCGGTGGTGCTTTACGTCGGGACGCAGGCGATCGCTTACATCCGTGCCAAAGGGCAGACGCCGAACATGTCGACGATAGCACATTCAGCTCACATGGATATATTCCAGAATTTCACCGTAGACTTTGACTATGAGGGCCG GTATCTATTCTTGAACGCTATCGCGAATCAGCTCCGTTATCCGAACAGTCACACGCACTACTTCAGTTGCTGCCTGCTGTATCTGTTCGCCGAGGCTAACACGGAGGCTGTTCAGGAACAGATAACGAGGATGCTCCTAGAAAGGTTGATAGTAAACCGACCACACCCCTGGGGGCTCCTCATCACATTCATCGAACTCATCAAAAATCCTATATATAAGTTCTGGACACACGAATTCGTACATTGCGCGCCCGAGATCGAAAA CAGGTTGTTCGCGTCGGTCGCCCGCTCGTGCATCGCGGACAAGGCTGGGGGGGAAAGGGATATGACCGAGTAG